In Chloracidobacterium sp., the following proteins share a genomic window:
- the dnaK gene encoding molecular chaperone DnaK, with amino-acid sequence MSKIIGIDLGTTNSVVAVMEGGEPVVITNSEGGRTTPSVVAFTKDGNRLVGQVAKRQAVTNPENTLYSIKRFMGRKFDEVGSEIKQVPFKVEKASNGDVRVDAEGKQYSPPEIAAMVLQKLKQSAEDYLGSKVEKAVITVPAYFNDAQRQATKDAGKVAGLEVLRIVNEPTAAALAYGLDKKKDEVIAVFDFGGGTFDISILEVGEGVVEVKSTNGDTHLGGDDVDEVLVGWIIDEFKKDQGIDLHNDKMALQRLKEAGEKAKVELSHAMETEINLPFITADASGPKHLVMKLTRAKFEQLAEPILKRLMPPVEQAIKDAGLTPKDIEEIVLVGGSTRIPKVQEMVKEYFGKEPNKSVNPDEVVALGAAVQAGVLGGEKTDILLLDVTPLSLGIETLGGVSTPMIQKNTTIPTRKSEIFSTASDNQTSVEVHVLQGERPMAGDNKTLGKFHLVGIPPAPRGVPQVEVTFDIDANGIVNVSAKDVGTGREQKITITASSGLSKEEIDKMMKDAESHAGEDEKKKAAIEARNRLDGLVYSVEKTLVENKDKLDAATAGEIESAIADSKTALGGEDVDAMNNAFDRLQTASHKLAEMLYSQTAQGPEEQADEQASSATAGADGEATTASSEEGDVIDAEYVDVDDEGEEKK; translated from the coding sequence ATGAGCAAAATAATCGGTATTGACCTCGGGACGACCAATTCGGTCGTAGCGGTCATGGAGGGCGGCGAGCCGGTCGTCATTACAAATTCTGAGGGCGGCCGCACGACGCCATCGGTCGTGGCGTTCACGAAGGACGGCAATCGGCTGGTCGGGCAAGTCGCAAAGCGTCAGGCAGTTACGAACCCCGAGAACACGCTGTATTCGATCAAGCGGTTCATGGGACGCAAGTTTGACGAGGTAGGATCGGAGATCAAGCAGGTCCCGTTCAAGGTCGAAAAAGCATCGAATGGCGACGTCCGTGTCGATGCGGAGGGCAAGCAATACAGCCCGCCTGAGATCGCCGCGATGGTGCTGCAAAAGCTCAAGCAGTCTGCCGAGGATTATCTCGGCAGCAAGGTTGAGAAGGCCGTAATTACCGTGCCTGCTTACTTTAACGATGCCCAGCGTCAGGCGACGAAGGATGCAGGCAAGGTCGCTGGATTAGAAGTTTTGCGTATCGTCAATGAGCCGACCGCAGCCGCACTGGCGTATGGCCTGGACAAGAAAAAGGACGAGGTCATTGCGGTGTTCGACTTTGGCGGCGGAACATTTGACATCTCGATCCTCGAGGTCGGTGAGGGCGTCGTCGAGGTCAAATCGACCAACGGCGACACGCACCTCGGCGGTGACGACGTTGATGAGGTCCTCGTCGGCTGGATAATTGACGAATTCAAAAAGGATCAGGGCATCGACTTGCACAACGATAAAATGGCCCTACAGCGGCTCAAGGAAGCCGGCGAGAAGGCCAAGGTCGAGCTGTCGCACGCGATGGAAACCGAGATCAACCTGCCGTTCATAACGGCCGACGCCTCAGGCCCAAAGCACCTGGTGATGAAGCTCACGCGTGCCAAATTCGAGCAGCTCGCCGAGCCCATCCTGAAACGCCTCATGCCGCCCGTCGAGCAGGCGATCAAGGACGCCGGCCTAACGCCCAAGGACATCGAAGAGATCGTGCTGGTTGGCGGTTCGACCCGTATCCCGAAGGTCCAGGAAATGGTCAAAGAATACTTTGGCAAGGAGCCTAACAAGTCGGTCAATCCTGACGAGGTCGTGGCCCTCGGCGCCGCCGTGCAGGCCGGCGTTCTCGGCGGCGAGAAGACGGACATCCTACTCTTGGATGTGACGCCGCTCAGCTTGGGCATCGAGACTTTGGGAGGTGTATCGACACCGATGATCCAAAAAAACACGACGATCCCGACGCGAAAATCGGAGATATTTTCCACGGCGTCGGACAATCAGACGTCGGTCGAGGTCCATGTTTTACAGGGCGAACGGCCAATGGCAGGGGACAATAAAACGCTCGGCAAATTCCACCTCGTGGGTATCCCGCCCGCACCACGTGGCGTGCCGCAGGTCGAGGTGACATTCGATATCGACGCTAACGGTATTGTTAACGTCTCCGCCAAGGACGTCGGCACGGGGCGCGAGCAAAAGATCACAATCACCGCATCGTCGGGCCTCTCAAAGGAAGAGATCGACAAGATGATGAAAGACGCTGAATCGCATGCCGGTGAAGACGAGAAGAAAAAGGCAGCGATCGAGGCCCGCAACCGCCTGGACGGTTTGGTTTACAGCGTCGAAAAGACGCTGGTTGAGAATAAAGACAAGCTTGACGCCGCAACCGCGGGCGAGATCGAATCGGCGATAGCAGACTCGAAAACAGCCCTGGGTGGCGAGGATGTCGATGCGATGAATAACGCGTTTGACCGCCTGCAGACAGCTTCGCATAAGCTGGCCGAAATGCTCTACAGCCAGACGGCGCAAGGACCTGAGGAACAGGCCGATGAGCAAGCTTCGTCCGCGACAGCCGGGGCCGACGGTGAGGCAACGACTGCCTCATCAGAAGAGGGCGACGTCATCGACGCCGAATACGTCGATGTTGACGACGAAGGCGAGGAAAAGAAGTAA